Genomic window (Arachis hypogaea cultivar Tifrunner chromosome 13, arahy.Tifrunner.gnm2.J5K5, whole genome shotgun sequence):
taaagcccggtttgcggattgtcattttgatgaatcaaaatttccaacattagggggagagaataagcttcctgaaaaggaacttaattggaatgcatcatcgttgatgcatttagatcctcgatcagggaaatgtgaactagaagttcaaaagattatacatttgcaaagaatagcaaatgaattgcctgatgcattttccgatacaaagaggataaccaaatcttacatACCAACGAAAAATGCCTCAATTCGAATTgacgtcccagtaggacaagtagccactgaagcaaattcacgctagaagcgtggcagggcggaaaatgccccaattcgaattgatgtcccagtaggacaaatagccacggaagcaaatacacgccagaagcgtggcaggcctgtcggttccaaagataaaaatcctcgaaagagaaaagaggtaaatacgattcctgttgaaaaagacatagtaaagacaccggcagttatccaaaattctgatataacgccagaagacgttcaggtacctgaaaattgtgaaaatgacgagatctcgataaattatgtctttacaggagagaaatgggaccgaaataagacaattgtcaatgaaatatttgcatataatgtggcattaaatatcatgcatgagagtaaagatcttgagccaagatcagttgaagaatgtcgacaaagaaatgattggccaaaatgggaagcagccatgaaggctgaattagactcacttacaaaacgtgaagtctttggacctgtagtccgtacaccagaagatgtaaaacctgttgaatacaaatgggtatttgtgagaaaatgaaatgagaaaaatgaagttgtgcgctataaagcccgacttgtggcacaaggtttttcacaaaggcccggtatagattatgaagaaacgtattcccctgtagtgaatgcgataacattgcgttatttggtcagtttatctgcatatcataaactgcatatgcatttaatggatgtggtaacagcctatttgtacggctcattagatcgggatatctatatgaaagtccctgaaggactaaagatatctaaaccatccagtgaatattcgcaagggttatactcagtcaaattgcaaagatctttatatggtctaaagcaatctggacgaatgtggtataatcgtcctactcagtatctggccaaaaatggtttcaagaatgatgatatctgcccatgtgttttcataaagaaaactacatctgggttcattataattgctgtgtacgttgatgatttaaatatcattgggactcctgaagagattccaacaattataaaaactctaaaagaagagttcgagatgaaagatcttggaaagactaagttttgtctcggcctgcagatcgagcatataaaaggtgggatctttattcatcaaacaacatacacagaaagaatcttgaaaagattttatatggacaagtcacatccattaagtacaccaatgatcgtaagatctttggatgtgaaaaaggatcaattccgtcctaaagaagaaaatgaagatatccttggtcctgaagtaccatatcttagtgccattggagcgctaatgtatcttgctaataatacgcgacctgacatatcattcgcggtgaatttactagcaaggtatagttcctctccaaccagaagacattggagtggaatcaaacaaatttttcgatatcttcatggaacagttgatatgggattgttttatccctatggatccaagtcacaactagttggctatgcagatgccggatacttgtctgatccacataaagggagatctcaaacaggatacctgttcacatatggtggtacagctatatcttggaggtccacgaaacagacgattgctgcaacatcctctaatcatgctgaaatactggcgattcatgaagctagtcgcgagtgtttttggctgaggagtctgattcaatatattctatcatcatgtggactgattgatcataagataactccaactgtcctgtttgaagataatgcagcatgcattgctcaacttaagggtggatacatcaaaggtgatagaacaaagcatatttctcccaaattcttcttcactcatgaccttcaaaatcaagggacaattgatgtccaacagatccgttcaagtgacaatttggcagatttatttacaaagtcactcccaaaatcctcctttgaaagattggtacataaaattgggatgcgccgatttcgagacattaaatgatgtcggcaagagggggagactgtactctttttcccttggtcaagttttttttttcccattgggtttttcttgacaaggtttttaatgaggcagtccccatcacaaaggatattgtactctttttccttcactaaggtttttcccacagggttttcctttagtaaggttttaatgaggcatattCCTAAATgagcatccaagggggagtgttgagATAAGATTTGTTACGTGGATGCCCATTTATGAAGGGCGGTGTAGTATTCTCAAGGAAGAATGCTTTTAATAAACATTTGAAAATCTATCCTATGTACATCTATAAATAGAGGTTCAAGCCTTTGAAAGTTACATAACAACAGAACAAAATACCATTCTCCCTTTCTtacaaataaatcaatcctctttTATGctgcaatcaaatactcttctccttatatttctactacaattctttctcttcttttattttataagtattttaaattctattttctattactctttacatataatattaatagcaatattaaccatctttattatattgagattgtaacaataaacaaatgcgattctctctctctttatttttaatacttctttctatctttgtatatatatacacattacaatatataatattattatatatatatagattattattgagctaattattttaatactagagtattctatttatacatctttatatatatatatatatatcttttattttataacaGAAATGCCGTTTAAAGAAGCCTTAGTTTAGTTTTGTTCGACTTGGATGCGTTTGCGAACTTTTCGATAGACGCGTTTAGATTAAAATTTAATCCTAATACACTTTAatcgtaaaataattttatacgtatatttaattatatatattatattattataagtatttattatttttattaactatataaataaatatttaaaaaaattgtaaaatattttatattattaatacacTAAAATTAGACTCTTTAAAttattacttttaaaataatatgaactatctaataattaataaataaagtcACTCATAATGTTAACCCAATCAAATAATAATACTGAGAGTCCAAATAATTTAATCTAATATGACTAAAATTTTAGACAGATTTTAATTACTCACTATCAAAACCTATTTGCAATATATAAACCaaacattaaataataaaaaatattagatgatCATCTTTCTTATATTCTCCCACATTTGAGCCGATACTAGTcaaatttctccttttttttttttttaactaaaattattagTTTCTTAATGTTTctcttaaaataaattaaaaaacatgAATTTTGACCATCTTTGCCTTTAATTATGACACCCCGGATGACCTAAGGAGACAAGCTCAATgatgaaaacaaaaaaattcaaagttTCTCACTTTCAGTTGCACTATGAGTTCTTCGTACAAAGTGCAGCAATActcttttaaattttacaaaagcATATTTggcagaataaaataataaatgccCATGAATCACGATGTCCTAATAAAGGAGTTATCTAATTCTCAAATACTTAAACACAACTAAAATGGTGGTTCTGGTTAGGCTCAATAAATGCATGTTTGTTTGTTTGTGAGAGAACCATGGACACCATAATTTCCTTTGAACTGATCTCTTAATGCTGCCGAACGCTTATACGTTCCAAATAAAATAAGGAGTGCaaagttttttgaattttaaaatataaattttaaattctaaatctaagttattaatataaaataggaAATCTTTTAAGTATACTGGTACACCGGTATTTCAGTAAATTTAaatcgttgatcttaattatatatattatatatatttttaataattaaaattaatgattaaaaattattgaaacacCGATATACTAGTACATTTGaaagtttttttataaaatataataaataaaaaataaaatttgtttaattaataaagAATAAAGCACTCTTCACTTACCGAGCTTTTAAGTATGAGCCTTAATGCTGCTGCTGCTGGAATTATACGTGTGGTCTTTCTTATTTCCGTGTGTTGTAAATTTTATAACCTGTTAATAATACTCTGCGTCTTTGTTCCTCTGTATTGAAAAAAAATGTAgcttgaaataaataaaattaatttaccaCATTTTTTATCCTCAAAATTTTCACACTATATTATAGGCAGATGAATAAATCTTTTCAGTAGTATAAAATCATGGAGTACCTGAACTAACGAAACAGTGGTTCAGAAATGTTATATGCGAAAGGAGAGGATAAAAGCCTTTAGTAAATGCTAGTGCTATAGCTTCACCTAGTAGAGTAGTagtgttttgttttgtttcttctttttctacaccTCTACATGTGTTATTGCATGAGGAAACAAAAGACTTCACGAGTTGTCCAAACTAAACCACATGGTAGGGGCAAAATTTTCTTCAAAATTGATCTACTAACAGTCACTAGGTGGTATGACCTAAAACTTCCACAACTTATAATTTTGCCAACTCTTTCTAGGAGGAAAAACTTATAGTAGTTTCAGTGCTAGTTCTCATTGAAGCTTCAACACGTGCTACTCTAGATATGCATATTTCAGAAGGGGCTACTCACATGGTGATTCCCTaataatatataaagataaaatagaaaaaaaaattgactgaCATTacagaacaaaaaatatactttttattttgCAAATATATTTAGTTTAGGGTACATATTCATGATGCTTGATTAAAGATATTCTAGGTTAGGGTGTAACTTATTAGATCCATGGCATGCTTCACTGATGCTCTAAGTAGGgaaaaatgaaaatttatttatatcTGCTGATCCAGTCCAACTTCTTCAGAGACACTTTCAACAGAATAtgcatggaaaaaaaaaaaaaagaaaaaggggggggggggggggagattaAAAAAGGGACTGGATTACATATACATTCTAAAAAGCATTAGTCATAGAGAACGAACATATCGTCTCATAACTATCATGGCGTTGTTGTATCAAATGCTAGAGTCAGCAAGCACTTGTTTCCTCCCATCGCCATCAATTTTTCTTCTGATAGAATCTTGCATCACTACCATGTAAAATTGCTAATCCGTCTCCAGGTGACAGATTCTTAACTATGTCAACTTCGATTTTAAAACGACGACCATCCCTATGTCTTTCCATGGCTCAAAATGTCGGAGCAAAAGATCACCTATTTGCCTGAATAAGAGATAACGGCGGGATTGTCAATGATAGAGAGTTAagccggtaaaaaaaaaaaaaattaaggtttAGCATGATAACTTTCTTAATAACGAGTAGAGCTTCAAACCCCTTTAATCCAACTATAGGGTGGGATATAACTGATatatagtaacaaaataaaaccaaGCAGGATATCTGTTAATGTATCCAAGAACTGAAAGAATAATGTTCTATTGTAGTTATGAAAAATGGACAACAACATCAACAGCAAAAGTTTGTGCTCTGAGCAGCATCTTGGAACCCCAAGTAAAGAGGATGctaacacacatatatatgaatttaattttgatgtatcatcaatgtaaaatagttttatatgtaCATCTAATTACACAATGGGACGTCAGCTAAAATAACTGCGTTTTACATTGGTCAGGCGAATGATCATCTAAAAGAACGAATGTAATTGGAcgactgtataaaatattttacgctGTCAATACATTACTAAACTTTCTCTTATAGTTGGATTATTTTATTTACCTTCAAATGAGACCAACTACGATCACATTCTTCCAAATCTTATATCTATCTAGATGTTTTATACTAAAATATTATTCAAGTTATGCTTATTTTAGGATTCAATTAGATTTTTCTCTacaatttcaattaatatatctGACATGTAAAGCGGTATCTGTGGCAAAGCATTCTAATAGTTTTACCTTGTCATTAATCCTAAGCCATGTTTCATTTTTAGCATAAGGCGGAGCATTCTTCAAGAGTGGCACACTGTCAGGGCCATACTCATCATCACTGTCGTAGGATTGATGTGGCCCAAGACCTTTGAGAATCATTGACATTAGCAAAGAGAGACCCTGCTAGTAAAGGGCACAGAAGCCATCCATCAACCAAAATTCACCGATTCAAAATAGAACACTACTTCACCATCagctttttttctctctctctctttttttttaaacaaaaggtTAGTACTTAGCAGCAGAAAAATGTGCCCAAGAACAACAAAAAACTGAAAAAAGTATCCATCAGCTGATCATGTACCATTGAAAGATCttaaaaaacggaaaaaaagaaGATACATACAGAtccatttaaaaataaaataggtatCCAGGTTTTGCTGTCAGGAAGAAATAACCCAACAAGCAAGTTGAATTCATGTTTCTAAGAAAGAATAAAGCACTTTTTCAAACATTTATAAATAGGCAACATCGGTAAATGCATCTTAAATTGTTGTCGTTGCACGCGCACGCACATACATGGAGGGAAATTTACCTGCAGAGCAACAAGTGACAGACCAACCCATTTGCACATCTCAAAGTTTGATTTTACGAACTTCTGGAACTGATCAAAGTTGCCTGTGGGGTCGATTGGAAAGTCCTGATTCCAATTGCCAAGTTAAAATGGTTCAGACCATAACTTAACCCATTGAATGTGTTACTTCGAGAAAGAACTACATGTGTATTGAATTAACAAAAACATTACTATGGGTGTGTTTCCATGCATACATACCTTCTCCCAGTCTGAGTGTAAAAACACATCAACTGCTAATGAAGCTTCCAGCATTATAAGGATAACCATGAACACCATATACTGTAAGCAGTCAAGGTCAACAGTGCTTTAATGACATAATGATATCATAATATGAAATacttctaaaattaaaaacaatattaCTAGCTTACTGCTGTCTAGGGCTGTTTGAAAGGTCAATTCAATGAGGGAGAGAAAGAAATCTTTTAGTGCGCTTTCACTTTcaatgttttttgttttctaaatattGGGAAGAAAAAAGTGAGAACagtgataataataaaatcttgTCTTTTATTTTCATGTCCTGTATTCACCTTTTTCCTTTATAAAATTCTGAAAATAGAAAACATTTTTAACTTTAGGATAAGTACCTTTTATAGATCATGAATGATCATccatacaataaataaataagactcTTTTCAATAGAAAACATGAACTAGATTTGGGAATTCAAGTACcttaaaattttcttagttctgCCCATAGTTACATGAATTCACTAATTAGGTAGCGTACCGGGTACCAATTCGTCTACATATTGGAACGTCATATGTATATTTTccacataaaatattttacatatggCGTTCCGCATGCTGCGTACCCGTTCCCGTACCAAAACATATTGCGTTCCATGTAACTATGGTTCTGCCTTGTCTTCTATAACCTCATGCTGTGTCTGATGCAAACATGAATATGCACTCATCATGAACTGAAATTATTAACAATAGTCAAGAAAAGGATACCATATACAAGCAACAGCCATTGGCAGTTTCAGCAGCAACATGACCAGTACAGGTGATCATACAGAACACAACTCCAAGGAAAAGAAATGTGTAAATGAACCTGATTGTgttgggaaaaaaaaaaagcaatttgatcaccaacaaacaatcaacaccaaacaataaaacaaaacaaaataaaacaatcaACATAAAAAAACTCCCTGTGTTCAGACAAGGAATCAAATAATGCAAATTTTAGGTTCCAAAATGCAGCATCCCCGCTCAAAAAATCCTGCTTGCATGTAAAACTATCACCAAATCCCTTAATTTCCAAAACTACTAGGAATTCAACAGCCTTCTCTcccatgaaaaacaaaaatcccCAATAATAAGCAATTCCCTTACCCTATTTAATTCCTTGATTTCCAAAAATTTCATGTTCCATCCAACAAATCAATAACAAAAGTAATTAGCATCCACTAACAGCACATTAACAAAAGTAATTAGCCTTCCCAACAATTTTATCTTCAATGGACAATCAAAATCTAAATTCAAAGGGAATTTTATAATTTACCAGGGAGGTGGATATTTAGAATCCGAACCAAATGGAAGCTCACCCATCTCCCTCTGCCAAATCCTGATCATCCACGCAGAATAGAGAATCATGGCTATTCCAGCCATTCCAATAAACGAGTTGACCATCTTCAATATCGATTGAATGCAGCTCCTCAAAACCCTCaccattttcctttttttttttcttttcaaaatcacaaaaataaaccTGGAGAATAATGAAATAAATCAAACAATTGAACCCCCTGGACAGAGTAAATTAACAAATGCAAAAAACTTTTTCGATAAAATGCAAGGAACCCTAGAATTTCTAGGGCTCTAGCACGTATAGATTTCCTAATGGAACAGCCAGGttggtttcttttctttctttccttctttcttctatttttctttttctgtttttgtttcaGCTGATGGATTTTCCTTCGCTGATTTTTCGATTATTTTTGTGgccttgaatttttttatgacgtcataattactttattttatattttcattaaatGTGGAGGCATGCAGGTTGCTGTGGTGTAGTGGTTATCACGTTAGTCTTACACACTAAAGGTCTCCAGTTCGATCCTGGGCAGCAACAGTTACTGTGTTTTTTGTCTCAAATTCTTGACAAGTGTAGCAGCTTTTATGCCAAGTGTAACTTACAATAACCCAATatgtaaacaaaagaaaaattacaaacgTTGTTTTTTGAATTCAAACCATTCACTCACACACTCTCTTAGCCAGTAGAGGTAGAGCAGCACCATTGGCTTCACTGGTAAGATCTTGAATGGAAAGCAAATGCTCTTGAATCTTCCTGATAATATCTCCATCTTCAATACTCTCCGGCGGAGGAAAAATTGGAAGCCATCGCAGAGAACGTCGCAGCTGCTGGATCCACGACCGATAGAAATACATTGGAAAGAGGGGAGAggaaaaaaatggaagaaaaaaaagtagagaGGGAGACACGAAACAGAGAACGTGGGGGAGGAGGGAGCTCCTCCGCTGCCACACACCGCCACAACCGCCTGCTATTCGCCGTGGTCACCGCCGGAGAGAAAACCCTAAAGAGTTAAGTATTTCATCTTCACACCCAGTGGATTTTAGAATTTACGTATCACATTTATGCtttcgatttttatttttgaagctCGGGGAATGCTTTTTCTCCGTGCCATCTCCTCTGTCGTCTTCATCTGGGTTCTCTATGTTGGAAAAGGTTACTATTCTCTAGTCCTGTCTCTTGATTATAGTGTTGGATTGTGATTACAGTTGTTTTTCATGTCTCTAATTTATTAATAGTCTACTTTATTTTGGCAGAATTATTCGAGATAATTCAAAACCATCAATAATGTATTCACCGTGTTTATGCAATAGTGGCTCTATCTATATACGTTCTccatgttttttaaattttccattttttctttgttGCCTGATGTGGTGTTGCTTTCTATGAGTTGACCACTTTTTAGATCAACTTCTAATGCAAACTCTTAATGCTATAATTGTTGTGGTATTTAGATGATAAGGTTGACAAAATAACCATTTTAGTTGTTTTAAAAGTAagctaaaaattatatttaagcaTGTCTTCTTGACGAGGAAAACCAAAATGTTGACTCAGGTAGCATTTGCAAGAAGGGCACTCACTGAAAGATCCAAATTTGAGGATGGCCCCTACGGTGCATAAAGATGTAATTGGTGGATGGAATGCTCTTAGTAGCGGACGATTTATTTCATAAAACTCCATACATTCATGCTGCATGGCATCTTGCAGCCGCAATTAGTGTCAGTACCTGCAACAAGCTCCTTGAGTAGGTGTTCCTCCACTTGGTTCGATTCTTAGTTTCTATTTAAACTGTATTGTtgggataaataaataaatatgcatTGCAGCTATTTTGTTTGTGCTTAGTAGAATTATCTCATATGCTAGCTGATCTTCCTTTCAAGCATTTTATATTTAAGGCTTCAATTCAATTTTCATGTTGTTTTGCTAATAGTTAAAATAAAGATTACTCTGTACAATTAACACTTAGGATCACAGATAAAATGCTTTatggttttttaaataaaatactctaaattATCCAACACAACTATTTTTTATCCCTCATTTTATTGAAGTGtcttagataaatttttttttgcttatCTTGCTTCATTATGGAAGTGTTTATTTATTGTACTCTTGGTCTTTTAAAACAGTTTTATGCTCTTTGGAAGTGTTTTGAGTTTTATTGCTTGATTGTGCTaagtactactactactattcTGAAGTTGAATCATTTCAAATTAAACTGAATTTAGTCCCGACGACATGAACTACCAAATGGTAACTTGGAAGTTTAGGTATTTAGATATACTAATATGTACATTATGCTTGCAGTCAAGATTCATGTAACATATGTTATTGGACTTATAAAAGCAATAAAAGGTTGAGGACAATTTTTTGACTTTTGTTTTCCATGATGAAGGGATGGCTACAAATAAATCCATATATGTAGTATGTACAGACCAAAAGCACTAGATTATTTTCATCCCTTCATTTTCAATCAATTTCATTTAAACAACAAGCCATGCAGCGTCTGTTGAATCATGTTGAATGTGAAGGCCATTGCTTTATTGAATAAATAGATTCTCCATTTTGATGTCATCTTAAGTTCTCGTATTCTCTTTGCTAATAGCTACAATATTCATAGAAGGAGCTGCTCGATGATATGCCTTTTTTACTACCCGAAGTTATGTCTTATTCTTTTATAATTGTTAGTTGATGGTAGTTTCTCTTATTATCCTACATTGGCTTctatcttttataattttatgctTTGGAGTGTAATGTGTGTAGTATAATTTTCTGTTTATTTGAGAAATTTTCTATGTAAAGTATTTTATAAGTGAATGATAGCTAATATGAACTTGCATAATGCATTGGCTTGGACATGGTAACACTTACAAAACTACAAGGAGAAATAGTAGCTATATCATGTATTACTTGCTCTCTTTTACGTAATAATTTCCCTATGAGCTGTGGGGTGAGAATTTGGTGATGAAGAGAGATGTATGATGAGTGCGGTTATTTGTTGTGTTTGGGTTATTGTTTTGTGTTATTACTTGCATTGTCGAAGAGGATAATCATATGTCAGTTTTATATAGGGTCGAGCTCTTTactaacaatttaaaaaaaataaatataataaaaggaaattaattaTTCAATCTGTGTAACATGCAAAAAAACTTTACTATTCATATATAAAATCCTTTGCTATAGATTAAGGAACCAAAAGATAAAATAGATTTGCAAAACAGCCTGCGGGAAGCGCGGGAAACACCCTAGTATATCAAACAGTAGTAAAGACACTGAAATTTCAATCAGCCTTTGTCTCGGTTCGTGTCAACTGAAATGCCTTTGTCTGCATTAACACATTAATGGTTTGCTATAGTGGCATGTAAATTTACAAGGTTTAAAAAGTAAACTTATTTATATAGGGTCATACCAATTTGATTAAGttctattaaaaacttaatttcaaaatatcctttttttttcttgttcagtctacttgaatttgaatttgaaggtgGTGGTTTTGAAGAAATGAAGGGAAAATGAGGAGCAAGCTGCTGTCTCTTATTACAGTTCTTTGGAGACTTGTTTTTGCATTGGAACACACAGTTATACTACATTTAAGGATATCTTAGGTAAGGTAAATTTATAATCAGTAATATGTGTAAACATTTTGCATTTATAGAGGCCATGGCTAGCCTCTATTGGTTTTTTGGCATTCGGAAGTGATAAATCTCAGCATTTATTTTAGGATGAAAATGAAAATTGACAATGCTAATCTTATCTTAGTCAGGAAGATAGTTTCAAGCTTTATATTTTTTCCTTTGGTCTGTCTTTTCGATGTACTGTAAATTTTATACTtgcaattaattataaaatatgtatattaCAATCTGTCTCTATTATTTGGTATTTTAAAGTTGAGTTATAGTATAAGTTTCAGGTCTGCAAGGACTCAAAATTGTTTTCCTTGAATTGAGAATCCCAAGATTTATACCCACTATAGTCTCACATCGGGTAGATATAAGAAAAGGAGAATCCTTAAATGCCTCTGACTGTGGTTTTGTGTTCGCCGAGCTGTGTAACGGCAGCTTGTAACCCATGTGGGGGCATTTAAGGTGATGGAACAAGTGCTTCTGGCCTGCTAGGTTGGG
Coding sequences:
- the LOC112737649 gene encoding tetraspanin-19 → MVRVLRSCIQSILKMVNSFIGMAGIAMILYSAWMIRIWQREMGELPFGSDSKYPPPWFIYTFLFLGVVFCMITCTGHVAAETANGCCLYMYMVFMVILIMLEASLAVDVFLHSDWEKDFPIDPTGNFDQFQKFVKSNFEMCKWVGLSLVALQGLSLLMSMILKGLGPHQSYDSDDEYGPDSVPLLKNAPPYAKNETWLRINDKANR